One region of Caldimonas thermodepolymerans genomic DNA includes:
- a CDS encoding site-2 protease family protein, protein MSGWALTAAIVLLAWLAPMVARLRELASLRLPGRIERRVAPVRAQPAVDDLFQPLEAELLALGFRFSHATQWRAVPRELTPWRPVRVYVHAQYPILAQVMAPGLLELPNLHALVMLAQVREGLMVGSSNLPWSVVPPDPQLLRTAGEGHASVKEQYEAQLAAMRAEGLPDFLPWGEPEQIEARLTDYENRTIQAAVGQGWCRPDGEALCVSLRRLPELFVWTARRTRLLRRTLAALPDDSVALKRAAPLERSLLIYAAGKLAPRPAPLPPVQWALYGGSCLLFLLLAWLVFDLTLAACLLVVVALHEAGHYLAMRAFGYRRTQMLMLPLVGGVAFGEASRPDAWHRALVALAGPVPGLLLGLALLWAVPAGGATALLAWLLVFINALNLLPFAPLDGGQVLEALLPARHAAVRIGLEALAACGLLALAWWFGSPLLLVLLVLRVLGWGGLWRQLQFERWYRRAAARMRPADAKAAVRLSFQLLERLLPARASLAQRVRMVDEWLDRLRDKPMAVPRKAGLAVLYAVLLALPVAGLPRLLAHAQLSFLSEEERLVQPGLERARQAREMDIAALARAVDVAAGTRAPASSLALESLATRTGRALPDEVHALYQSGDGLRAADGLELHAVADVRPLRDNRPRLVAQLTRELRERHPQRPGAVPIACETDPDRPCFLPLDQVAQWLQVGSWQGDPLLLHPQPHPDGRWRLVLLAADEARLTELPALRVLLESSYLRQGGPAVPAR, encoded by the coding sequence ATGAGCGGGTGGGCGCTGACCGCCGCGATCGTCTTGCTGGCCTGGCTGGCCCCGATGGTGGCGCGCCTGCGCGAGCTGGCCTCGCTGCGCCTGCCCGGGCGCATCGAGCGCCGGGTCGCCCCCGTGCGTGCGCAGCCGGCGGTCGACGACCTGTTCCAGCCGCTGGAGGCCGAGCTGCTGGCGCTGGGCTTCCGCTTCTCGCACGCCACGCAGTGGCGCGCCGTCCCGCGCGAACTCACGCCCTGGCGACCGGTGCGCGTCTACGTCCATGCGCAGTACCCGATCCTCGCGCAGGTGATGGCCCCCGGCCTGCTCGAGCTGCCCAACCTGCACGCGCTGGTGATGCTGGCCCAGGTGCGCGAAGGGCTGATGGTGGGCTCGTCCAACCTGCCCTGGTCGGTGGTGCCGCCGGATCCGCAGCTGCTGCGCACCGCGGGCGAAGGCCATGCGAGCGTGAAGGAGCAGTACGAGGCGCAGCTGGCCGCGATGCGCGCCGAAGGCCTGCCCGACTTCCTGCCCTGGGGCGAGCCCGAGCAGATCGAGGCGCGGCTGACCGACTACGAGAACCGCACGATCCAGGCCGCGGTCGGGCAGGGCTGGTGCCGGCCGGACGGCGAGGCGCTGTGCGTGTCGCTGCGGCGCCTGCCGGAGCTGTTCGTGTGGACCGCCAGGCGGACGCGCCTGCTGCGCCGGACCCTGGCGGCGCTGCCGGACGACAGCGTGGCGCTCAAGCGCGCCGCGCCGCTGGAGCGCAGCCTGCTGATCTACGCGGCGGGCAAGCTCGCCCCCCGGCCCGCGCCCCTGCCGCCGGTGCAGTGGGCCCTGTACGGCGGCAGCTGCCTGCTGTTCCTGCTGCTGGCCTGGCTGGTGTTCGACCTGACGCTGGCCGCGTGCCTGCTGGTGGTGGTCGCGCTGCATGAGGCCGGCCACTACCTCGCGATGCGGGCCTTCGGCTACCGCCGCACCCAGATGCTGATGCTGCCGCTGGTGGGCGGCGTCGCGTTCGGCGAGGCCAGCCGGCCCGACGCCTGGCACCGCGCCCTGGTGGCGCTGGCCGGGCCGGTGCCGGGGCTGCTGCTGGGCCTGGCGCTGCTGTGGGCGGTGCCGGCCGGCGGTGCCACGGCCCTGCTGGCCTGGCTGCTGGTGTTCATCAACGCGCTGAACCTGCTGCCCTTCGCGCCGCTGGACGGCGGGCAGGTGCTCGAGGCCCTGCTGCCGGCCCGCCATGCGGCGGTGCGCATCGGGCTGGAGGCGCTGGCCGCGTGCGGCCTGCTGGCACTGGCCTGGTGGTTCGGGTCGCCCCTGCTGCTGGTCCTGCTGGTGCTGCGCGTGCTGGGCTGGGGCGGGCTGTGGCGGCAGCTGCAGTTCGAGCGCTGGTACCGGCGCGCGGCGGCACGCATGCGCCCGGCCGATGCCAAGGCGGCGGTGCGCCTGTCGTTCCAGTTGCTGGAGCGCCTGCTGCCGGCACGGGCCTCGCTGGCCCAGCGGGTCCGCATGGTCGACGAGTGGCTGGACCGCCTGCGCGACAAGCCGATGGCCGTGCCGCGCAAGGCCGGTCTGGCGGTCCTCTATGCAGTGCTGCTCGCCCTGCCGGTGGCGGGGCTGCCACGCCTGCTCGCCCATGCGCAGCTGAGCTTCCTCTCGGAGGAGGAAAGGCTCGTGCAGCCGGGGCTGGAGCGCGCGCGCCAGGCGCGCGAGATGGACATCGCCGCACTGGCGCGCGCCGTGGATGTCGCGGCGGGCACGCGTGCGCCCGCTTCATCGCTGGCCCTGGAGTCCCTGGCCACGCGCACCGGCCGTGCGCTGCCCGACGAGGTGCACGCGCTCTACCAGTCCGGCGACGGCCTGCGCGCGGCCGATGGCCTGGAGCTGCATGCGGTGGCCGACGTGCGGCCGCTGCGGGACAACCGCCCGCGCCTGGTCGCGCAGCTGACACGTGAACTGCGCGAGCGCCACCCGCAACGACCCGGTGCCGTGCCCATCGCCTGCGAGACCGACCCGGATCGACCATGCTTCCTGCCGCTCGACCAGGTGGCGCAGTGGCTGCAGGTCGGCAGCTGGCAGGGCGATCCGCTGCTGCTGCATCCGCAGCCCCATCCCGACGGCCGCTGGCGCCTGGTCCTGCTGGCTGCCGACGAGGCGCGGCTGACCGAGCTGCCGGCGCTGCGCGTCCTGCTCGAGAGCAGCTACCTGCGCCAAGGGGGGCCTGCCGTCCCGGCGCGCTGA
- a CDS encoding acyl-CoA-binding protein — MSDLKARFEQAVAESKTLPEKPDNMTLLKIYALYKQATAGDVEGERPGMTDFVARAKWDAWNALKGKSAEEAMQEYIDLIESLK, encoded by the coding sequence ATGAGCGATCTGAAAGCCCGCTTCGAGCAAGCCGTTGCCGAATCGAAGACCCTGCCCGAGAAGCCGGACAACATGACCCTGCTGAAGATCTACGCGCTGTACAAGCAGGCCACCGCCGGCGACGTCGAGGGCGAGCGTCCCGGCATGACCGACTTCGTCGCGCGCGCCAAGTGGGACGCGTGGAACGCGCTGAAGGGCAAGTCGGCCGAGGAAGCGATGCAGGAGTACATCGACCTGATCGAAAGCCTCAAGTGA
- a CDS encoding GGDEF domain-containing protein, with protein sequence MSDPVESLASLTVHRDLDALDAALVHALADLLQPQAIAIHRLVGLRQQPSHWTLSARLGPLVAWTGRPLPVRPFDDELPELAALPAHKACIDTGCVQHLTAEAGAAVTLFPLLSGRGPVAVLEVQSAQPLGEADVQMVSGILRVFQNFWNVVDESERDTLTGLLNRKTFDDTFFKISLALPRPPSALEAPAGGGCWLAVLDIDHFKSVNDRFGHLIGDEVLLLAARMLREMLRHHDRLYRFGGEEFVVLLRCGSEADARRALERVREGMANHAFPQVGHVTVSIGFAQVLPGDTPSSAFGRADKAVYHAKQHGRNRVVSYNDLVLLGQAGQEDARVGEVELF encoded by the coding sequence ATGTCCGATCCAGTCGAATCGCTTGCCAGCCTGACCGTCCACCGCGACCTCGACGCGCTCGACGCGGCGCTCGTGCACGCACTGGCGGACTTGCTGCAGCCGCAGGCGATCGCGATCCACCGCCTCGTCGGGCTGCGCCAGCAGCCCAGCCACTGGACGCTCAGCGCACGGCTGGGCCCGCTGGTCGCGTGGACCGGGCGCCCCCTGCCGGTGCGACCGTTCGACGACGAGCTGCCCGAGCTGGCGGCGCTGCCGGCCCACAAGGCCTGCATCGACACCGGCTGCGTGCAGCACCTGACGGCCGAGGCAGGCGCGGCGGTCACGCTGTTCCCGCTGCTGTCCGGCCGCGGCCCGGTGGCGGTGCTGGAGGTGCAATCGGCACAACCGCTGGGCGAAGCCGACGTCCAGATGGTCAGCGGCATCCTGCGCGTGTTCCAGAACTTCTGGAACGTGGTCGACGAAAGCGAGCGCGACACGCTGACCGGCCTGCTCAACCGCAAGACCTTCGACGACACGTTCTTCAAGATCAGCCTGGCGCTGCCGCGCCCGCCGTCGGCGCTGGAGGCCCCGGCCGGCGGCGGCTGCTGGCTCGCGGTGCTGGACATCGACCACTTCAAGTCGGTCAACGACCGCTTCGGGCACCTGATCGGCGACGAGGTGCTGCTGCTGGCTGCACGCATGCTGCGCGAGATGTTGCGCCACCACGACCGGCTGTACCGCTTCGGCGGCGAGGAATTCGTCGTGCTCCTGCGCTGCGGCAGCGAGGCGGACGCGCGCCGCGCGCTCGAGCGCGTGCGCGAGGGCATGGCCAATCACGCCTTTCCGCAGGTGGGGCACGTGACGGTGAGCATCGGATTTGCCCAGGTGCTGCCCGGCGACACCCCGAGCAGTGCCTTCGGCCGCGCAGACAAGGCCGTCTACCACGCCAAGCAACACGGCCGCAACCGCGTGGTGAGCTACAACGACCTGGTCCTGCTGGGTCAGGCCGGTCAGGAAGACGCGCGGGTCGGCGAGGTCGAGCTGTTCTGA
- a CDS encoding aminopeptidase: MTARTGRPRTWRRLAGRAGLALAGFAVAGLAGCGSVGYLAQSVRGHFALLGEARPVAQWLDAADTPQALRERLALSQRIRDFAVSELKLPDNGSYRRYADLGRPAAVWNVVAAPELSLELKTWCFPVAGCVGYRGYFDQADAEAMAAQLRAEGYEVAVYGVPAYSTLGWFDDPLLNTFIHYPEGELARLIFHELAHQVAYAKGDTTFNESFATAVERLGVQRWLETQADAQAREEYARFEARRQQFRTLTLGYREQLQALYRSRLAPEAMRRRKAELMQRLRDEYETIKREQWGGFTGYDAWFERANNASLGVLAAYHDLVPAFERLFEAEGRDFARFYAAVGRLARLPQEERRQALLQQAAPARASASAAGR; the protein is encoded by the coding sequence ATGACGGCACGCACGGGCAGGCCTCGCACGTGGCGGCGCCTTGCGGGGCGGGCGGGCCTGGCGCTGGCCGGGTTCGCGGTCGCGGGGCTGGCCGGTTGCGGCTCGGTGGGCTACCTGGCGCAGTCGGTGCGCGGCCATTTCGCGCTGCTCGGCGAGGCGCGCCCGGTGGCGCAGTGGCTGGACGCGGCCGACACGCCGCAGGCGCTGCGCGAGCGCCTGGCGCTCAGCCAGCGCATCCGGGACTTCGCGGTCAGCGAGCTGAAGCTGCCCGACAACGGCAGCTACCGGCGCTATGCCGACCTGGGCCGGCCGGCGGCGGTGTGGAACGTGGTGGCCGCGCCCGAGCTCTCGCTCGAGCTGAAGACCTGGTGCTTCCCCGTGGCCGGCTGCGTGGGCTACCGCGGCTATTTCGACCAGGCCGACGCCGAGGCCATGGCCGCGCAGCTGCGCGCCGAGGGCTACGAGGTGGCGGTGTACGGCGTGCCGGCGTACTCGACGCTGGGCTGGTTCGACGACCCGCTGCTCAACACCTTCATCCACTACCCCGAAGGCGAGCTGGCCCGGCTGATCTTCCACGAGCTCGCGCACCAGGTGGCTTACGCCAAGGGCGACACCACCTTCAACGAATCGTTCGCGACCGCGGTGGAGCGCCTGGGCGTGCAGCGCTGGCTGGAGACGCAGGCCGACGCGCAGGCCCGCGAGGAGTACGCGCGCTTCGAGGCACGCCGGCAGCAGTTCCGCACCCTGACGCTCGGCTACCGCGAGCAGCTGCAGGCGCTGTACCGCAGCCGGCTGGCGCCGGAGGCGATGCGCCGCCGCAAGGCCGAGCTGATGCAGCGCCTGCGCGACGAGTACGAGACGATCAAGCGCGAGCAGTGGGGCGGTTTCACCGGCTACGACGCCTGGTTCGAGCGGGCCAACAACGCCTCGCTGGGCGTGCTCGCGGCCTACCACGACCTGGTGCCGGCGTTCGAGCGGCTGTTCGAGGCCGAGGGGCGGGACTTCGCGCGTTTCTATGCCGCGGTCGGGCGGCTCGCGCGCCTGCCGCAGGAGGAACGGCGCCAGGCCCTGCTGCAGCAAGCGGCGCCGGCGCGGGCCAGCGCCTCAGCGGCCGGGCGCTGA
- a CDS encoding LysR substrate-binding domain-containing protein encodes METKWLEDFVSLAETRSFSRSAQLRHVTQPAFSRRIQALEAWVGTDLVDRSSYPTRLTPAGETFLAQALEILGTLQATRNMMRSHRSAAQDMIEFAVPHTLAFTFFPHWVMGLRKSFGAVKSRLIALNVHDAVMRLTEGSCDLLIAYHHPSQPLQLNPDRYEMLSLGEETLAPYARAGADGEPLFRLPGHAGEPVPFLGYAQGAYLGRLVDLIVKRSPQPLHLDPIYETDMAEGLKAMALEGHGVAFLPSSSVRKELRAKRLVLAADPQAYEVTMDVRIYRERPEVAKHVRPGVQALWEYLRETRSSS; translated from the coding sequence ATGGAAACCAAGTGGCTCGAAGATTTCGTCAGCCTCGCCGAGACGCGCAGCTTTTCCCGTTCGGCGCAGCTGCGGCATGTGACGCAGCCGGCGTTTTCGCGTCGCATCCAGGCGCTGGAGGCGTGGGTGGGCACCGACCTGGTCGACCGCTCGTCCTATCCCACCCGGCTGACGCCCGCGGGCGAAACCTTCCTCGCCCAGGCGCTGGAAATCCTCGGGACCCTGCAGGCGACCCGCAACATGATGCGCAGCCACCGCTCGGCCGCGCAGGACATGATCGAGTTCGCCGTGCCGCACACGCTGGCCTTCACCTTCTTCCCGCACTGGGTGATGGGCTTGCGCAAGAGCTTCGGCGCGGTCAAGAGCCGGTTGATCGCGCTCAACGTGCACGACGCGGTGATGCGGCTGACCGAAGGCAGCTGCGACCTGCTGATCGCCTACCACCACCCGTCCCAGCCGCTGCAGCTCAACCCGGACCGCTACGAGATGCTGAGCCTGGGCGAGGAGACCCTGGCGCCCTACGCCCGGGCCGGCGCCGACGGCGAGCCGCTGTTCCGGCTGCCGGGACACGCCGGCGAACCGGTGCCCTTCCTTGGCTATGCGCAGGGCGCCTACCTGGGCCGGCTGGTGGACCTGATCGTCAAGCGCTCGCCGCAGCCGCTGCACCTCGACCCCATCTACGAGACCGACATGGCCGAAGGGCTGAAGGCGATGGCGCTCGAAGGCCATGGCGTGGCCTTCCTGCCCTCCAGCTCGGTGCGCAAGGAACTGCGCGCGAAGCGGCTGGTGCTCGCCGCCGACCCGCAGGCCTACGAAGTGACGATGGACGTGCGGATTTACCGCGAACGGCCCGAAGTCGCCAAGCACGTGCGTCCCGGCGTCCAGGCCTTGTGGGAGTATCTGCGCGAGACGCGCAGCAGCAGCTGA